The Gossypium hirsutum isolate 1008001.06 chromosome D02, Gossypium_hirsutum_v2.1, whole genome shotgun sequence region CGTCGCGGGCACCCAGAATGTGACCGTCGACCTCCGAATAGGTATACCGCTAGGACTACACTatcgaaccatcaattttaggggtgtATGGCACATGTTTGTACATTAACACGTTTGTACTTTTTTgtatcaatttaataattctaatttaattattctagttTTAGTTATTGTGGTTattgttcaatttctttttaccaatttaattattttaaagttgCATTATATTAAAGCTTAATTTAAGGTTATATGCCTCCATTTtcgatataatattaataattccaAACGCCatatactattttataacttaatttggatACAATGTAATCATAATAATTTGTATAGTTATTTATCATTAcacataaaaattttacaatattagGTCAATTACGACCCGATCCGGACGACTGTCCAACATGAAAGTTTCGGTTAGGGCATTTATTCCGACTATGACCACTTAACCTGCATATTCCATAACGCTTTCCGTCAGACTTCTCCCTGATGTCCATTTCATTACGGATTCTACTTGACTGCGGACGACCTCTCGGATTCCTCCGCAGCCCTCTGTCTGGGAGAAGCTCGAAAGTCGTCAGAGGTACCTCCCACGTTGATAGGTCAGGCAAGACGGGGAACTCATTTTCCCAGACACGCAATGTGCACTCCAgcgtgtacacatcatcgacataTTGTTCAACATTGACGTTAACTTTAGCACATGCTGCCACGACATGCACACAGGGATAATGAAGTGTGTCGAACCTTCTACACTCGCACCGTCGGTTCCGGAGATCAACTCTGTATAACCTAGTTGGTATACCAGGTCGACGACTGATGCTCTCAGTAACTCGAAATGTTTCCAGTTgtcgtgaatatatttctacattcattgaCCTCGCCAACCGACGGTTTGCGACCATTGTATCCCTGACATGttcgacaaacacgtgtcccGCCTCAATCTGGTCGACTTgctgctgacccattcttggcatcaaagtAGCCAGCCTGTAGAAAGTAGCAGAAAATACAGATGCAATCGGAAGATGACGTGTTTTTAACAAAACAACGTTGATCCCCTCgactaagtttgtggtcatttggccataacgaaagccctcgtcaaaactttgagcccattgccatgGCTCCATTGTGCCCAACCATTATCGGAAAGATGTGTTtgtttgaccctccatgtcactctcaagtcgaatCATTTTTTGCCGGAACATATGTGGCTCTAACTCGTACGCTGCATacgtattaaaaaaataagttctaGTAACTCGATAACATGaaacattacaacttatattgaaaatataaggttatcatttacccattgccaCGACTTGTCTCTTCCAATCTGCGTTCTTGTAATCTTTGTGTAAGTTAGCCGCAATGTGACggatgcagtaaacggatctccacgGCACACCGGAATGCCTAATTGCTGCAATTAAACCCTTCCCTCTATCAGAGATGATGCAAATGTTATCGTTGCTAATAATATACCTCCGCAGGTTTgtgaggaagaattcccaagactccatgttctctttatctacgatagcaaatgctatcgggagcacgtttttgttgccgtcttgagcaaccgcaataagtaggatctgtgtatattttccatacagCCAGGTCTCATTTACCTGCACAAGTAGCTTGCAGTGGGCAAATGCCCGCACACATGGATCGAACGTCCAGAACATCTTATGGAAAATCATTTTTACTGACTGTAACTGGCCGTCCGGGCCGTAATATGGTCTTCCCTGTAACTCAATCACAGTCCCCGGTACATACTCCCGCATAGCAGCTATCCAACCTTGAAGCTCGTTATATGATGAATCATAATCTCCATACAGTTACTCCATCGCCATCTGTTTAGCAATCCATGCCTTCCGATATGAGACTCGATACTGAAATTGTGCTTGCATTTcggcaatcagtaccgaaactttaatggtcggcatgtctttcaccattggcatgatacacgtacagatTGTTTTTGAATCAAGTTTtccatgatcttctgtcatacgtgttgatgtgcatgtatgagaaccaacaaattttcgtatctcccacatctgagaACTTTTAATGAATGCAGCTCCCACCCtccaattgcagccttccgctgccttccaacactccccaaCATATATTGTCGGAGTAAACACTGTGACTTTATAATCTCTGGCCTATACGCACTCTTCTTTACAGCTGAATCTTTGGCCTATGAATAACTCCTCATCATCAGATGTTACGGCCAGCCTGTGACGATgaactatttcagggtactctGGGAACTCAGCTACATACACTGCGTCGGGGTttatgagcgacatgtgtggcccaggattattgtgtatcaaaatATGCCGCATCTGCTCCCCGATCGAAGAAGCGTTAATATCTTCATTGTCGATATCATCAGGTACatcgtccacatcgggatcaccgtcactatcgacctcttcatcCCAATGATCGCGACCACCTTCTTCGCAAGCACAttcttcttcaccaccaaccaTATCAACATCGGGTGTAATATTCAGGTCTATACCGATCCCACCCATAgttgattcactatcaacgtatggTATTGGAGCCACCATCCGCGGTTCTTCAGCCCCATCTTCTTCACCAGATGCATTTTGCTCCATACcgactaactcagcaaataagtgaatcggtgcattcttGTCACTCCCATTCCCACAGTAGAGATCGACCATTGTCTCAACGTCTTCGTCGTATGCAAGTTCCATTTCGACGAATTTGACTGgatttgtcgaaactggaaacttgtagaaaatttttactatccttctcccacaacgtcttaaaatttttgcattaatccttgccttcatttcatcaaacgagacatttctattaaatctcattgctatttgttgctgACATTCACAtacacatccaacacttgttgtcaagatgactctgtcgaaataaacgcatacaaaaaacttagcatccatcttcaatatttaatctgtcaaaaaataaacaaaatctcgTAAAACATCTCGCATggataataaataacttaaataaaaaaattaatgtttcaatattcaattttgtacatgaaagccatttaaccactaatcctaataactaacacaataataatattaataattttatatacaaaataatactaactaaaattattaataactaactataaaaataatattagttttttactaacaataatactaagtaacatcttaataataataataataataatactataaaatttttattttttgtaatattttgataataaaaccctaactaaaactatcaatttgagttttattgattttaatcttaataactaaactaaaacaaaaaaaaatacaaattatacaaaacaataacaataacataatcaattattttaaaaaaaataccttatttttctcttctctttctctctttttttccgcagcacctcttctttcttttctttttcttctgattTTTCTTGTTTCAGCTGGACAGAGTTCGTGTTTATAACACGAGTAGTGCCGCCAATCTGGTTGGCAGGACTGGTGCCGCCAACAGGGATCCCTTGTTTGGTGCCGCCAACAGGGTTCCCTTGTTTGGTGCCGCCAACCTGCTTCCCTCCACCCAGGGAGTTGTCAAATCAGTTcaggtttttttttctgttttttatttttttatatattttggtaaataaaaaaattatatatattttggtaaataaaaaacccccttagggtgagtttggatgggcggtgcgtttacctgcgatTAGAGTAAAAACAGcgatggcggtgagattagatactgtagcgtgagacaataTTCATTGGACCCTCCATCTTATTCAATAAACTGAAATAGGACCTAAATcacatgtttttaatatttacgaTTGGACCTAAATGAAATATTAATAAGGGTCATGGATGATTAATGTAATTTTTCAGTACAGTTATTTGACATGTTAAAAGTAAAATACGCGTAtcatatgtataatatatataacctTTGACCACATGCAAAACAAGATATgttcaataaaatattaatatataaagaaagagtGCCACGTAAGATAGCGGGAATCATGAGCCATCAAACTCGCCGTGCGACAATAGCAAAgtcatttttaattgttttttatgaCTGTTTAATCCACTTATtatttaaaaagagaaaaaaaaattatcattattttatgatGATATGCATTTGCCTCCATCTATAAAGCAGAGCCGAATCGATTCCTCTAAGCTTGCATGTTCTCTCTTGCTTTCATTTGTTTAAAAGCCTTTAAAAACTCGTATTCCTTCTCAACTCAACTATTCAATCTCTTTTTGTTTTTCGGATTATATTTGTGTGTTGTGGTTTTGGGTTTCTTTCAAACAAGAGTTTTGCTAGATTCTCCATtcggaaaaaaaaagaacagaaagtTCTCTCTGTTGATCAAAGTTCACGTAAAAGAGACTTGTCAACTAGCTGGTATGTTTTTTTATTCTCTGGGCAGCATTTTGTTTTCAAGTTTATCCATAACTCCATATCAATTCCTCACCgtttctccttttttcttttctgggTTCTTTCTTGTTTCTGTCATTATCAAGAGTTGAAAAAGAGCTTAATTCTATATTTAAGCTTGAGGAAGATTTTTCTGGTTTTCCAAGTTGAATTCCTTTTGATAATATTTTCACAACTTTGGAGAGATTTTTCTGGTTTTTGGCTGAACTTGCATTCTTGGGGTTAGGCCATTGAAAGCTGAATTTTAAGTTTCTTTGAAATCCTCACccgcttcaaaaaaaaaaaaagagtagctTAAAAAATCTGAAATTGGGTGTTTTATCTTTTTCAACTTTCTTATCTTATCTCTATTTGCTTATTGTCCTGTATTCGGATTTTAGAATGGATCTAGCTTAATGCTTTAACAATCTACTAAAATTTCTGGTAAATCATCGTTAGGGAAAAACGTGAAGTCCTTAGAATCTCAAGGTTTGATGGAAATTGGTTTGAataaagtttttcttttttcttttttttgagtaTTTTAGAAGAGAAGAAAGTTGTAAACAGCATGCAAGGTCATTCATTCTTTAGGCACCAAAATGGGGAAATTTCACAACCAGAattaatcttttataaaatttagcATACTTTCTGCATTGAGttgttttgaaaaaataaatgttttgtgcTATTATTTCTTATAGaacaaatatagaaaaaaattgagTAGATTTGGTGACCCACCATTGGAAGAGTAGTAGTATTCATGTAGTTAAAGGGGGTTGTTGAGCACATAAAGATACGGTAGCATTTTGTGGACATTGGTTTTTCCCAAATTATGCATAAGCCATTTCTTACCAACTATCACCTGCCGTGCCTCTATTTCTCATTATAGAACAAAGATGTCGTCTTGCATAATCTAATGTTCtagttttgcttgaggataatAACAAAGGAACTTGAAATAATTGTTAATCAAACTTGGTAGTTGGAACTATCATACTTTAATGATTCTAATATGGTATTTcttttgcatatatatatgtattgtaGATGGACGTTGAACAGTACTTTGAAGATAATGAAGCTTATGACCCTCCAAGTACAGAAGGGAAAAGATCCTTGGACAAGTGGGAGAATTCACCAGGTCCGTTCACAGGTTCCGATGATGATCCCTCTGCTGGTTTTGACTGCAACATCTGCCTAGACTCGGTGCAGGATCCGGTGGTTACTCTATGCGGTCACCTCTATTGTTGGCCCTGCATTTACAAATGGCTTCATTGTCCGACCATCTCCACTGATAACCTAGACCAGAAACAGCAGCAATGCCCTGTGTGCAAAGCTGAACTTTCAAATACCACACTGATTCCTCTTTATGGCAGGGGCCAAACAACTAAGGCATCAACAGACAACACTCCCGAATTCGGTATAGTCATACCACAGAGACCTCTTGCTCCTACTTACGGTGTTGGCTCAATAAGGTCGCCTAATAGTTCTGATAATCTACGGTTTCAGCAGCCGGTACAGCACCATGGTTATTCATATCAACCACAAATCTACTATGCTCAACAGGGCAGTTATCCTGATTCATCGATGCTTAGTCCAGGTGGCACGATGATAAATGTACTAGATCCGGTGACCCGAATGTTCAGTGAGATGGTATACACAAGGGTATTTGGGAACTCGATAACAGATTTACATACATATCCGAATTCATACAATCTCGGGGGGACTACTAGTCGTAGGATCAGAAGGCAATTAATGCAAGCCGATAAGTCACTAAGCAGAATAAGTTTTTTCCTCTGCTGCTGCATTTTCTTCTGTCTTCTTTTGTTCTGATTTTGTATACTCTGCTTTGGTTGGCAAAGTATACCTGTATAGGAGaccaaaaatatacaaaatttcagcCGGACGTATAAATGAGGCCATCTCCTGTTAGTATGTTTTAGGGTTATTTTCAAGACTGTAAAATGTTGAAGAAcaacaataattatatataaagaaaatcaaTAATATGGTAAAGTTTTTGGCTGTTGGATAACTGAAGAGAGATTGTACAAATTTGTATCTTCATTCATAGCTTAGACTTGGATAAGTTGTAGCCTTGAAGAATTATTGTTGACGCTTTACCTAATAAAAGGATTCAGGTTTTAAATGATGTAGTTGTCACATCATTTTCACTTCAAATTGCACCTTTcggttaatattttaatacaaaTTGTATGAATAGCTTTCTTTTACCTTTTTGAGGAATTTTAGCATGAGATTGATTATGATAATATTAATCCAGTAAATACTTTAAATTTGTACAAAATTTTAGATAGAATGCCATATAGAATACCAGCCGCGTGTCTCATTCATATTGGTACAAAATTACAAGCTTACAATACCTATTCAAAAAAGTTGATTATGTAATTCCCTTCTAAATAAAATTTGCCTACGTAATTCATCAATGTTATTTAGGGTTAGTTTAGCATTATTTATAATAACCACTTTGAAATGAAAGCATTACTAAactcttttttatttcaaaaatattttttatatctaaaaaatgattatgagaagTAATATTAAATTGCTGCTACTAAACGCTAACTACTATGCTGTAGTTTAAGGGTAGGATTGGGTAGCGGCAACTAATGCCTATAGGTCGCGTTTGTAGACCATCGATAATCATGAGTGGAGTAAGAAACTTCGAAGAAAGAGAGATCCGctggtttttcttttttgtttcttctatatataattatataatatagttAGTTGAATAGAAGGGGGTTTGGGGGCTGTCAATTTTGACGCCTAAGGCTAAGAGTAGGGAAGGGGCCAAAACAGGGTTGCTGCGTTCAGTCTGTTTCACACAGGCAACGTCATTGCTTTCCTTTTAATTGAACAAAATGAAATAAGATGCTCAGCTTGGTTTGCCTGCCCACAACATATTACAGAAACAcagtacttttttttcttttcccaattGTCATCATCATCATGATGGAGGTGAGGTGAGGTGAGATGATTAATGAGAATGACATCTTCCGTGCAGGGGGTTGCTGGCCTTTCATTTTCTTACAATAACTAATATAAGGATTTGCATTTACGTTTCAACACCACAAAACGTGAATTAGAAGTATCCATCACAATCTATCGAATGTGAAAGCCAACGTATaagttttccaaaataaaaaaaagtaacgtATAGCGATGACcgcatttttataattttttaaaagctttaaacttaatttaacctttttttttttaaaatcccaTATTCGATCCtaaattgatatatttcttttcaatGGTTTTAGAATGTCTCGATTTCGTACCGATTgacataaaattttgatattttaaatcatattttaaataatttatcttaaatcattttaattttctatGATTGCATTTAATATTGATGGTTATTAACTTAAGTTATTGAATCTcattaatacttttaaaatttatatttacatgtAAATGTATTCATATGAATGTATTTAAGATATATTTTTgtgcatatataatatataatcattaaaaaatagactgtaatatatatatatggaaatatttaaatgtatatataatttaaaaaaaaaactaaaagttagattataaaaatatatgtgaaaattatttaaaaacatcGATAAACTCAAAATTGTACGTCAAAACATGCCGATATCAATACATATCAgacttaaattataaataatttgaaattgaCTTAAATATTGGTATTGTATTGCTCTGATCTGatatatgattttaaaatttcttcaaaaTAAGTATTTTAGATTCCTTACAAGTAAATAAcataaagtttgtaaaaaaaaagtaaataaatattctttttgaaaaagtatttttattaaaatttaagataTAAATAGTTTTACATATTCCTAAGTTttagggtccgtttgtttacatgtaaaaggttttacggaaaatattttctgcattttcctttgtttgtttcacagaaaacaGCTTGATCAACGGAAAATGATTTACAGGTCAACAGAAGATAAACtttttttcttgtaaaatgacttacccttttgaGAAGCGTAAGTTATTTTCCGGAAAAGAGCTCCTCAatagataattttacttttatataaaaattaacttaaatcaagtttaatattattatatcgataaataaattttaattttatttttaaaaatatttaaaattattaaaatattatattttttaatattattaaacatacatatttaattatttatatttagtcatataataaattattaatataattaatataattaattatttttaataaattatttaatatttaaattttattttaatagtaaattttaaaaataataattttaaataatattattcacatattattgaaaatatcaatattaatattttaatatgaaatatttattacaattataaatatattaataataaatgttttgtagtataaatgttaaaatatgtcataagtctatatactattcacaaatttacaatttagtttctgtacttttattttcaagaatttattcCCTTTACTTTccagatttgaaaatcaagtccaactgttgacattgttgatttttttttgtcaattttgttaatgtcacatttttaaataaaaaaaatactcaattggtaatcatgtaactaaaaaatgatcgttgcaatgaacctaaatttaacaaaatatttttaatatatgttaacaacaatgtaaaatataaaattatagatataaaataaactcaattaaacaatgaaaaataaaaaaaatctcaaatgtatgtttgtttaattgaaaacgacttttatgaaatatttttaaagaacctgccaaacaaaagaaaatattttacacagattcatccaaacaccagaaaatattagcttttccagaaaagtaagtcgttttctagaaatcattttccggaagccattttcagtgaaataaaCGGAGccttatattataaattatattagaaattttacgtggaaatcacatatttaaaacacgtatatgcatttaaaaataactcataataaataaataaaaatatacaatctgaaactaataataataacaaagtcTAGAGTATCAAAAGAGAGAATCCAAATAAATTTTCCCTCGACTGAATTGAATCCAAATGgaatcaaaatgaataaaaagcaaaacacccaaaaacaccCAAACTTTCAAAAGTAGTAAAAAGAGAATAAATTTGGGTTCAAATAAGGAATCGTATATTTAAAGGGAAAGGAAGGATTGTGAAAAGGAAATTAAAGGGAACAATGGGTGAAAGATCAAAGATTTTCGCGTTCTatattttcagaaaaaataaagaaattaaaatcagCGAAAAGCAACAAAATGAAGAGAAGCAGCAATGGCGGCAAcgataaaaaaggaaaaatttagGGGATAGGAATTAAGGGAAAATAGGGATtggaaagggaaagggaaaggaGAATCCTTACCCGAAGCTCAGTCCGGTTTTAAAACGAGTCTCATTCCTAAACCCAATTCTATTTTTCAAGCTtaaatttttacccaaaccctctaaTATTTCGGACGAGTCTTTGAGTCGGATCGAGTGATCCAGTCTAGTTTAGAGAGGGTTTGGGAGGAGGAGGGCGTAGGCCTTGAAGTTTTCAAGGCCGATAATGGATGGTAAAGCCTGTCTGCGGGTGCGGGCTGTAGCCTCAGACTGTTAAACCTATGGTGTTTAATTGTGTGATTGTTAATCTTGGTTACATTATTAGGAAAATAATTTATAGGTGGATGGACGAGAATTATTTTGTccgcatttgtttcatttttcatattaatgTTGAACTATTACTAAAAGCTTTATAGTTCATAACTGTCGATTATATTCATATTTACTTCACTAATGtcattcattcattatttttaatttaatattaaaaataattataattgatttattataCTCGCATTTGCAAGTAAATATTTGCATGATTGGAAAGCAGCTAAGAGATTGTTGGACCGAGTTAATGATAGCTCTCCTCCCATCTCTCGATTATTATACATTGGTCAGCACCCACGACTGGTTATGTAACGTAGATGCTGGAGTGATAGCATTGCCGATGTAACTTCCTTTGCTGCTTTAGTTCGCAATGAGACCGGCTTATTTTTAAGTGGCTATTCAAAGTGTACATCGGGCCAACAAAAAGTGGTTGAAGCGATCGCTATATAGGAGGCTTTTGTCATGGCTAAAAGCTTTGAGGATGGAGAAAGTGGGTCTGGAGTCGGATTGTTAGGAAgctattaatgttttaatttcgaAGAAATCCATTAAATTTGAGTATGGGTACTCTTACACGATTATCTTATGTTAAAATCTCAATTTCAACATCTACCCTCTCACTAAAATAGATGGGATGCCAATAAAGCGACTCGCCATTTTATTATGGTGGCTTTATTACATGCAAACCATCATTACCTCTTCTTTTGTTACACCTATTTTATCTTTTGATGCTTCTTCTTGTACTATTAGCGAAGTAGAGGGGTTAGGACTTGGATTAGTGaattggttatatatatatataagattttaGATGTTTGGAAGATCCTCATATCAGTAttagttatattattttttttcctgCTTAAAAACTTCAGATTTCTAGAAGTTGGGTATTTTGTTTTTCAATATTCCAATAGTATTAATTATAAAGAAAGAGTGACAACAGAAGAGGTTGGAGCTTATTGGTCGACATACGACTCAATCCTGGGgacaagcctcatacaaagattTCCTAGCTATCTAATCATAAGTTTTCGTCACGAGGGGTAAAGCAAAAGGACACATTACAATTGTTAGGAAGAGATGAGTGAATATCGTCAACAATTGCTAAGGTGTCTTAAGGAATATCAATCTTCCTTGAGAGAGCATCCATCAATAAAGATGTATTGCCATGGTGAAGTTAAATAAGGGAGGAGCCAAGTTTGATACCTGAGGCGGCAACCGCTAATGCAGAGGATAAGTACATTTGGGCGTTGGCTCCAGTCAGTAGATTTCCTTGACTGTCACGGGCTAGGGCTATGCCTTGGAGGTTGAGACCTGGAATGCCATAT contains the following coding sequences:
- the LOC107909299 gene encoding E3 ubiquitin-protein ligase RMA1H1 yields the protein MDVEQYFEDNEAYDPPSTEGKRSLDKWENSPGPFTGSDDDPSAGFDCNICLDSVQDPVVTLCGHLYCWPCIYKWLHCPTISTDNLDQKQQQCPVCKAELSNTTLIPLYGRGQTTKASTDNTPEFGIVIPQRPLAPTYGVGSIRSPNSSDNLRFQQPVQHHGYSYQPQIYYAQQGSYPDSSMLSPGGTMINVLDPVTRMFSEMVYTRVFGNSITDLHTYPNSYNLGGTTSRRIRRQLMQADKSLSRISFFLCCCIFFCLLLF